The Podarcis muralis chromosome 8, rPodMur119.hap1.1, whole genome shotgun sequence genomic sequence TGAGGCAGcatgactctgaataccagttgatgaaagtcacaaatggggagaatgctgttttATTCAtgctctgcttgcaggcttccccatGGTCatcaggctggccactgtgagaatagatgggcctttggcttgatccagctgggctcttcttatgttacagATGTTTGACAGGGAGAATGCAAGCTGTTAACTCATCCATCTAAACACAGGCTGTCAATATATGGAGGGAAAGGATGGATCCATTAGAAAAAAGCAATCTTTATCAGCACTCAAACTACCGTGTACATAGTTTGTTTGTGATTATTGCTTACAGTTTCATAGTCAGATGCATAATTCATTCAAATTGACTCTCATCCTGAGCTACAGACCTGGATGTAAGCAGTAGTCTTCAAGAAGCCCTCCTTTCTCCTACAAACCAGATGTTCAGTAGTACAGGTGGTGGAAATGGATGCCTTCACAGACTGGAGTATAATGTATGTACTGCTTTGGTGGTCCTGGATATCTGCATCTAGACCAGAACCACATCCTGGCTGAGTGCAGATTCCTGATGCTTCTCGGGTGCAATCCCATATGAATGGGCTGGTAGTATGAGAATATCAGCTTGTGTCAAAATAGTTGGCTCTGTGTTGACTAATTCTGTAACATTTTTCTAATTTCATACCACTTTGTAACTATATTGCACCACACCTACTAATTACTCATCCTGTTGTGATGATACTGGTTGACTCACAATGACAGTACACCACTGTGTTGTGCCACAATGCAACAACGAGCGCTTATCCGTTGGCATGGACTTGTAGGGGAACTAAGCTGTTTACATGGAAATGAATTTCACTGAGAACTGTGTTGATGTTCAGATGAGCAGCTTACTTAGTGGTCAGTCTACATTGGAAAAGGGGCTTTCCTTGGAGCAGCATCTCAAAAAGAAACTTTAACATACAATTTCTGAGATTAAGTATTTATTTGAAATGAACTGATAGTAATGGAATCTGATTACCAAGGGCCAGTTCTTAGGTTACAGTCACCATGTGGAAGCTGTTAGGAATGCTTCAGCAAAAATATAGCTCTGCGGGACCAACACAGCATGTGGAAGCAATGGATCATGTTGATCACCCACATATTATTGATTAACACAAGAGCTGCATATTCTTGGTTGTTCTTGGGGCTGGCACAGAAAATCTATCCATAATCAGAGCAAGCTGTTTTACATATTACTGCTGCCTATGGAGCTAACCCATTCATAATTGTTCCCTGTGGTTTCAAAGCATAAGCCTGCCCTAAATCTCAGAtctttcagatttttttaaaaaaatgaaaggggggggggaccaacatTGATAACTGAGGTCTCAAATTAACGTTTAGCATTTCCATTCCCCAGAAtttcaaaaaagtttttttttatttgcacattATTGCTCATACGATTTATGTTAACGGGCAAAACGAAAACCCAAGCCCTACCCTGTTTTAAATCCCAATTAAAATGTCAGAATACTAACTTCAAATGTAGTTTACTGTCCAATCCATAATCAAATAGGCACCAGATAGACAGATTTAATCAAGGTATAGTTTGATATGGACTGGTATAGGCTGGCACCACATTATCTAAACGTACTGAATGCATTAACTTTGatagaacttacttccaagtacatATCCATAGCTTCAAAGCACAGATATACATAATTCACGAATACTGTGATTTGGGCTATTCTCTGGTTGCACACATGATGTTCCATCCTCTCCTGTCTGCCTCAGCACCATCTAATAAACCCCACCTAAGGCTGAATTCATGCATGTATATTCATCACTTTGTGACTGCAACATTAAGGGATGTCTTGCATGCACGAAACAGCCACCAATGAATAAATGCTAAAGGAGGGTGGATATACCTATGGAAATCACGGCTAAGTACCATATCCAAAACACTGGCATTTTACCTTCTTAGTATCACTTtaccttctttggtgtcactttgCTAATATTTCTGGAGACACAGGCCAGCTGGTACCGGCTGCATCAGAATGCTTGCTAGGACAACTTCTCAGGTGTTCTACTCTGTCTTTGTAAATGCATGTGGGATGAAACTGATACTAAAAGCATCTCATAACTGCTAAAACATGTTAAAAGTTAACCTGGCAATCTTACCCTGTCCCTCACAAATTAGTTAGACTTCAATCTCTTTCATTTCAGTAGGACATTTCCAAATTGTGCACCAGGAtacaaggctacaatcctaagagcaaatatttattaaagttacgCATTTTTCACTTTTTTAATCCTATGCACACTGTCCTAGGAGCGAGGCCTACCCAACACAATGCAACTAAGGGCCAGACTAgatttgatgttaattgtgtgAATGCAGTCAACGTgcataaaataacaacaataacagtgTAAACAGCAGCTGGGGATAGCACTGATATGCATCAGGACCACAGTGGGTGAAGACACTGTCTTGATGCAACTGAGGAGGATTTTAGCATGACAGGAAGGGAAGGGTTAACCTCTCCCCAGCCACCGAACAACCCATGCAccagggagggtgtgtgtggcttCTGTTGGTTTATTTTTAAGTGCATTCATTACATGCATGCAATTAacatcatgtctagtttggtGCTTCCTCCTGAATCACCATAGATGGAATTGTGTTGTAACTTAATTTATTTCAGAAGTGTTATACACATGGTTCACTGTCTCTTTCCTTGAAAACAATGGAATTTAAGTGCTTTATTTTGCCTCGATGCTATACCACCTGCAGAAGACTTTTAAGTTTTAAATTAGTTAACTCAACCACATTTTTTCTGCTTCGTTTAAGAAAGTTTTTACCATTGTTCTCCTTAATTCAACACTCACTCACCCACACCCCTACCTATTCCCCTGCCTTTTTGtcgttaaaaataataattcaaagtcCTACACTGAAAACAAGGCTTATTTCATTAATAAGAATTTAGTCAGAAATGAAACATTAGCTAAATCTACTTTCTCattgtaaatatattttatttaaattaaaaatgcttATTAATGCTATTGATTCATACATGTGCAATAATACTTCATAAAGTAATATTACTTGAATTTAGGAATGTAGAATTGCAGCTTGCTGGCCATAGGGCATCTCCAATCTTTCCTCAGCCGACACTTTTACAAAAATTAAAGCTGTTTCCCACCTCCCACCTTTGCCATAGTACTTCGTCATTCTaaccaaacattaaaaggaaggaaaagagatggATACTGACTTGAAAGTCACCTCTATCTGAAGCTAGGACAAGAGTGTGCAGTTAAGTGCCATGGCAAAAGCCacgagagatggagagagaatgaaagggggcaactggaattttaaaaaatcagtaaagTGCCACAATTATTGTAATGTTCTACTCCTTTGATCCAAAGAATTTACTCAGCTGTCAATGTGCAATACAATTTGGCTTGCATGGAATATAGTTGCACAACTGAACAGAACAAACTCCTGTTagatggtggtggtgtttttcttcttcctttctttcctgaaTACATCTACAGGAATTTATTGATGCCATTCCACAAGAACATTCCTCAAGCTCTTTGGATGTTGACCAGTTCCTAGATCCACAAGGGGGCAGAAGGATCACAAATTGTTCTGGTGCTTGCCTCCATTTCATTTCGCTCCGATCTAAATCACGCCTCTGCTCTCCGGGTCTCCTTCCTCCAGCCCGGCCATGGCATTTGATCTGGAGATCATGAAAAGTTTCTCTTTATTTGTGTACTGTCTTTGCACTTTCAAAGGCCGCTGCTCTGTTTGTTCTTTGCTGGGACCCTCAGAGGGGTCAGATTCCCCACTGGGGATCACTTCACAGTCCTGGGTTTTATGGGCTGGGGTGTTGGCAACAGATTCCAAGGAGGTGCCTGTCTCCTCCAATGGGGTGTAGCCCTTATTGCTTCTGTGTTGATCACACTGAGAGCTCTGAGAATCTCTCCTGTCCACAGGTGGCGTCGGAGGGGGAGAGTCCCCCAGATCGAGGGATTTGGAGTAGCTGGAAGATGAAGCTTTTACTAAAAGACTGGACTCGAGGTCTGTGCTACTGTCCAGAGTCTGAGAGGGTTCTGGGGAGAAGGATCTCCGGGCATCAGGGAGGCAGCTTGTGCTCTGGCGTCTAAGGACCAATTTGCGCTTGCCTGCCCTGGGCAGCATTGTATACCCTTGCCCCGTGTCTAGGTAGCTGCTCCTGAGATCTTTCAGGCTGAGCTCCACATCTCCCCGTGGAATCTCCCTAGCCCCTCGTTCCCCCAGTGGCCTCCGCCAGCCGCCACGCTCCccctccgccgcctccccctgagCCAGAGGCAGCAAAGTGAAAGTGCTGAGCGAGGAACCCACAATGGAACTGGCTGTGCTATGCTGGTCCCAGCCATCTGGGGGGCTACAAGGTGGGCTACGAGCAGTTCTGGCCAAGGCACCTCTCTCCCGATAGATGCTGTACACAGCCTCAGCCAAGCTGGGCGGCTGCGGCTGCCtagaagagaaagaggaggagcgTGGCGAGGAAACCAAGTCTGGAGGAGACAAAGGGGCACCCACGGGTGGGTGCCAGCTGCCCTTGGCTAGCACACCAGCAGCCCCCAGGGCTTCCGCAGGGCCACTGCCGGGTTTCAGCTCCAGCCCTCGAGGTTGCACGTAGTTGATGAAGCCGTTGATAGGAACTGGGGCGACAGGAGCTGAGGGCGCCCCATCCTTGGTCCGAAGGCTGTGTGCATCGATGACAGTGGAGTACAGGTCCCTCAAGTTGATGATCTTTGTCTTTTTGTCCCGGTTCTCGTGGAGCACTGCATTGGCACAGATAAAGAGGAAGATTCCAATGCCCATGATGAGAGGCCCGAGCACCTTGAGCTTGTCCGAATGCAAATACCGTGAGAAAAGCTGGAAGAGGAAGCTTGTGGAAGTGGAGGAGGACGAGGgggcaggtggagaaggagaaaCACCCTTCTTGCTGCTCGCAAAGGAGGCATTGGCTCCCAAGCCTTCTGAGTGAGATTCTCCCGGGTCTTCCGTCTGGTTCCTGGAGCGGCTTTTGGAGGCAGTCCCATGTGCTGGCAAAAACTGGCTGTCCCCAGTGCTCCCTGCCCGGTAAAGAGGCTTGGGCCAGTAGCCTACTACCGCCAAGGCAATTCCCACGAGAAGCACCAGGATGCCACAAAGAGCAATGAGGCCGGAGAGGGAGCACAGCTTCAGCTTGCCCTTCACCACCACCACGTCGTTCTTGCGTTTCTTTTTGGCTTTGCGCTTGCGCTTTGGGACTTGGCTCTGAGGCCGCAGGGGATCCTGTTTTCTGGCTGAGATCCTCAAGAGGCCTCCAGTGGCGATCATGGCTGGCTACCCTGGGCACTGTTCCCTACAGATACTCCGGCTCCTACAGGAAAACGGGGAATGGAAACAAAAAAAAGATCATGAGAGCCTGGGGACGATCCAGATTGCAAAGCCGCCCACACGGCATAGTCCCTTTAAGACTGCAAATTACATTTCACACTCATATATTAAATCTGCTCAGTCACTAGTGACTAATCACTCTGACACAAGGACGTGTGTGCGAGACGGAGGCAGGTCTACAACAGCCCGCCAATTGCTGTTAACGCTAACCACAAAAATAGCCACTTAGACGCAACCCACTTGCCAAACTGACTACTTGGCCTTAATGTCGCTATCTGTGCATTTGCTGAACAGTAGCAGGGCACTTAATTTGCAGagcataaattaataaaatgttgatTAAGGCCCTGTATGCATTTgcaaacaaaagaaaaggggagaaaagaTGAGAGGCAGTTGTTGGGCTAGTGAAAGGGAATCTGAGCACTCTTCTTGCTGACAGCATAGCTGGCAAAGCAGCCTTAACTGAATTCCACATGATGTTTTAGAGCAGTGCTGTATGGATCAGGTGCAAACTGTTGTTTGGGGACATAGGGAGACAGTGTGCTCTTGCTAGGGTTGTATTTGCTTTGAAAGAACAAGTGTGCcttctgggggtgctttcgaacctgCTATTGTCTTTGGATGTGCAGGTGAGAATCTTTTATCAGCTTTGACTGATTTACCAGTTACATCCATATCTAGAGAAAGCAAATCTACCCTTGGTTACGCATGCCTTAGTTACATCCAAACATGACTATTATGTTTTGTAAGTGGGTCTCCCTttaaagatggttcagaaactgcagctgatgCTAAATGTGTTTATTTAGTTTTTCTTGCCTTTATTGGTTGGGTGCTGCTGCTATTGTTTAGCACCAGATTTGTGATTAATGTATTACTGTTAAATTAACTTGCTCAGGTTATTTGCTTTTTATGTGTTAAACACAGGTTTGAATGCATGCATGTGGAAAAGCAGTCTATGAACAACCAAAATATATAACTATACTTAACTACAAAATATATGACatcttatacacacacactaacctgaggtaagtcccattgaactcaacgggGCTTACCTCTCAGCAGATACATATAGGACCACACTGTTAATAAAGAGTCTACCCTAGAACTCTGTTTCCCCACTAGGCCACACATGGCATGCTCTTAGCTAGCTTTCACTTAATCGCCACCCTGGCAAGAATCCAACTCCATAGCATGCCAGTgcgaatgttccttcattttgtcCTGCACAAAATGTTTGCTGGTGATCTTGCCCTCTTCCCCCAACTTCTGCTCAACtactataaaggtaaaaggtagccCCAATATCCCCTACCCTGTCTGTCAGCTGGGGTGAGTTTTAAATTGACTTCACTATAGAGAGCAagctttcatttgccctctgctGTCATAGAATTATTGTCTTGGGCAAGCAGACCTAAAACTTATTCCTGGTCACCTGACCCAAATATACCCTCTGCCTTTACTTTCTCAGTAGGTGATGTTCAGAGAATCAAAGGTGCTGTACACCTTCACAAACACTCTCAAGATCTGTTGTGCTGAACAACTGGGTGGTGGCCGGGCAGGGGGCAGGGATGCAGCTGGAACAAgaacggggaacctgtggccctccagatgttgctgaactacaatgctCATTGTTGGctgtgctgactggagctgaaGATGGAAGGAATCCAACATCATCTGAAAGACTAGAGAGTTCCCATTCTAGAGCCAAAGTTTATTTCAGtggttgtgtgtttgttttcatcCTGGACCTGCAGGTTTGTAGAAACCCTCCAAACTCCTGCGGATTTACTGCCATTGGCTCTGTGTGAATCAATACAAAACGTGTTAGCATCTATATTTCATGAACTGAGAAACTGGGATGGATTCAACACAAAGAGATTTTGGTTTCTTCTTTAACACACAGGTGGGCAATATGTGCTGTCACACAGTCCCAGCCTCATTTTATGTAGCCT encodes the following:
- the TMEM200C gene encoding transmembrane protein 200C, with the protein product MIATGGLLRISARKQDPLRPQSQVPKRKRKAKKKRKNDVVVVKGKLKLCSLSGLIALCGILVLLVGIALAVVGYWPKPLYRAGSTGDSQFLPAHGTASKSRSRNQTEDPGESHSEGLGANASFASSKKGVSPSPPAPSSSSTSTSFLFQLFSRYLHSDKLKVLGPLIMGIGIFLFICANAVLHENRDKKTKIINLRDLYSTVIDAHSLRTKDGAPSAPVAPVPINGFINYVQPRGLELKPGSGPAEALGAAGVLAKGSWHPPVGAPLSPPDLVSSPRSSSFSSRQPQPPSLAEAVYSIYRERGALARTARSPPCSPPDGWDQHSTASSIVGSSLSTFTLLPLAQGEAAEGERGGWRRPLGERGAREIPRGDVELSLKDLRSSYLDTGQGYTMLPRAGKRKLVLRRQSTSCLPDARRSFSPEPSQTLDSSTDLESSLLVKASSSSYSKSLDLGDSPPPTPPVDRRDSQSSQCDQHRSNKGYTPLEETGTSLESVANTPAHKTQDCEVIPSGESDPSEGPSKEQTEQRPLKVQRQYTNKEKLFMISRSNAMAGLEEGDPESRGVI